The Campylobacter concisus genome has a window encoding:
- a CDS encoding ferritin family protein, which produces MRQYETYKCEKCGNEIEVQKVGGGTLTCCGEEMKCITENLTAVNLMKAFAGESQARNKYELYGDLAKEAGYHAIARHFYEAAENEKWHARAEFKKYHEMLNDPIDKMDKNLLDAAAGENYEHTTMYPDFAKIAKEEELRDVERLFNAIGKVEVEHEREYLELKKMLDEEGFFESDEEDIWVCEVCGHVHRGKKAPGACPLCKAPKEYFKREFLG; this is translated from the coding sequence ATGAGACAGTATGAAACATACAAATGCGAGAAATGCGGCAACGAGATCGAGGTTCAAAAGGTTGGCGGCGGCACATTAACCTGTTGCGGCGAAGAGATGAAATGCATCACTGAAAATTTAACAGCGGTAAATTTGATGAAGGCATTTGCTGGCGAGTCACAAGCTAGAAACAAGTATGAGCTTTACGGCGACCTAGCTAAAGAAGCAGGCTATCACGCGATAGCTAGACACTTTTACGAGGCAGCTGAAAACGAGAAATGGCACGCAAGGGCTGAATTTAAGAAGTATCACGAGATGTTGAACGATCCGATCGATAAGATGGATAAAAATTTACTTGACGCTGCAGCTGGCGAAAACTACGAGCATACGACGATGTATCCAGACTTTGCAAAGATCGCAAAAGAAGAAGAGCTAAGAGATGTTGAGAGGCTATTTAACGCGATCGGCAAGGTTGAAGTAGAGCATGAGAGGGAGTATCTAGAGCTTAAAAAGATGCTTGATGAAGAGGGCTTTTTTGAGAGCGACGAAGAGGACATCTGGGTTTGCGAGGTGTGCGGACACGTTCACAGAGGCAAAAAAGCTCCAGGCGCTTGCCCACTTTGCAAAGCTCCAAAAGAGTATTTTAAACGCGAATTCTTAGGCTAA
- the rmuC gene encoding DNA recombination protein RmuC produces MQPEIYFYAFISLAVLLLVAIFFIYSFSRDKLELDRILKQKEQENLEISSNLANLSSQNSQNLQLISEQKAKLVANNEHIDELIGEIDTLKAKITQMDEDENVMERIINELKENIGAANERAKNNEVNFTNALNELNQSKNALSEANERENSLKLDIVALRSEINAKELSLKEQETNLAKVKSELNLEFSNLANKIFEEKSANFTQNSQMSLELLLKPLREQILTFQTRVNEVHDESVKGISTLGAQIKHISDIGITMSKEANSLATALKGSNKTLGNWGEMQLERTFEASGLIKGEHYFTQQNYKDEEGKRFIPDFVVKIPDGKHLIIDSKVSLIAYENAIRASNDDELNLALKEHIVSMKSHIDSLNSKNYGDVVPESPDFVLMFVPIEPAYLEAMKFDSTLFDYAFEKRVVLVSHSTLMPILRTVANLWRIERGNEEAKNIVKSAIKIYDKVRNVADHMNRLSSTLNTANKHFNALAASFSGRDGLVSRLENFKRLSPDEQKEIDIKEIGVNSELASDD; encoded by the coding sequence ATGCAGCCTGAAATATATTTTTATGCCTTCATATCTTTGGCAGTACTGCTTTTGGTAGCGATCTTTTTTATCTATTCATTTAGTAGAGATAAGCTCGAGCTAGATAGAATTTTAAAGCAAAAAGAGCAAGAAAATCTTGAGATTTCATCAAATTTAGCAAATTTATCATCTCAAAATAGCCAAAATCTACAGCTTATTAGTGAGCAAAAAGCAAAGCTTGTGGCAAATAATGAGCATATAGATGAGCTTATAGGAGAGATAGATACACTAAAGGCCAAAATAACGCAAATGGATGAAGACGAAAATGTGATGGAGCGCATAATCAATGAACTAAAAGAGAATATCGGTGCAGCAAACGAAAGAGCCAAAAATAACGAGGTAAATTTTACCAATGCTTTAAATGAGCTAAATCAAAGTAAGAATGCGCTATCTGAAGCAAATGAACGAGAAAATTCACTAAAACTTGATATAGTTGCACTTAGAAGTGAGATAAATGCAAAAGAGCTAAGTCTAAAAGAACAAGAGACAAATTTAGCAAAGGTAAAAAGTGAGCTAAATTTAGAGTTCTCTAATCTTGCAAACAAAATTTTTGAAGAAAAAAGCGCAAATTTTACACAAAATAGTCAGATGTCTTTAGAGCTTTTGCTAAAGCCGTTAAGGGAGCAAATTTTAACTTTTCAAACGCGTGTAAATGAGGTCCACGACGAATCAGTCAAAGGCATAAGTACACTAGGAGCACAGATCAAACACATAAGTGATATCGGCATCACTATGTCAAAAGAAGCAAACTCACTTGCAACTGCTCTAAAAGGTAGCAACAAAACACTTGGAAATTGGGGAGAAATGCAGCTTGAGCGGACGTTTGAGGCTTCTGGGCTCATAAAAGGTGAGCACTACTTCACCCAGCAAAATTACAAAGATGAAGAGGGTAAACGCTTTATCCCTGATTTTGTAGTAAAAATCCCTGACGGCAAACATCTGATAATAGACTCTAAGGTCTCACTAATCGCCTATGAAAATGCCATTAGGGCTAGTAATGACGATGAGTTAAATTTAGCTCTAAAAGAGCATATAGTCTCTATGAAAAGCCACATAGATAGTCTAAATAGTAAAAACTACGGCGATGTCGTACCTGAAAGCCCTGACTTTGTGCTTATGTTTGTGCCAATAGAGCCAGCTTACCTTGAGGCCATGAAATTTGATAGCACCCTTTTTGACTACGCATTTGAAAAACGCGTGGTTTTAGTCTCTCACTCTACTCTTATGCCTATTCTCCGCACGGTTGCAAATTTATGGCGCATAGAGCGTGGTAATGAAGAGGCTAAAAATATCGTAAAAAGTGCGATCAAAATTTATGACAAAGTGCGAAATGTGGCCGATCATATGAATAGACTAAGTAGCACATTGAACACTGCAAATAAACATTTTAATGCCCTAGCAGCAAGTTTTAGTGGCAGAGATGGTCTTGTCAGTAGGCTTGAAAATTTTAAACGTTTATCTCCAGATGAACAAAAAGAGATAGATATAAAAGAGATTGGTGTTAATAGCGAGTTAGCAAGCGATGATTAA
- a CDS encoding NAD(P)H-dependent oxidoreductase — MSEILVVSGHTDLENSFANKIILDELKKHLPEAKFDILSELYKNYAIDVKAEQEKLVKADVIVLVYPFFWYGVPSLLQKWLEDVLVHGFSHGSKGDKLHGKKLVLSFTSGAPEELYKKEALQRYEIEEFLPPLRALANMCGMEFAGYVYSGGLSYQSRHDEAKLALMRQKALDHAKRLGELIGKIS; from the coding sequence ATGAGTGAAATTTTAGTCGTATCAGGTCACACAGACCTTGAAAATTCTTTTGCAAATAAGATCATTTTGGACGAGCTAAAAAAGCACCTGCCAGAGGCTAAATTTGACATACTAAGCGAGCTTTATAAAAACTACGCTATCGATGTAAAAGCTGAGCAAGAAAAGCTAGTAAAGGCTGATGTGATCGTGCTTGTTTATCCATTTTTCTGGTACGGCGTGCCATCACTTTTACAAAAGTGGCTCGAAGATGTGCTAGTTCATGGCTTCTCTCACGGCAGTAAGGGAGATAAGCTACACGGCAAAAAGCTAGTGCTTTCATTTACCTCGGGCGCGCCTGAGGAGCTTTATAAAAAAGAGGCACTTCAGCGCTATGAGATAGAGGAGTTTTTGCCGCCACTTAGGGCGTTAGCAAATATGTGTGGTATGGAGTTTGCAGGCTATGTTTATAGCGGAGGGCTATCATATCAGAGCAGGCACGATGAGGCAAAGCTTGCTTTGATGAGGCAAAAGGCGCTTGACCATGCAAAAAGACTTGGCGAGCTGATAGGTAAAATTTCATGA
- a CDS encoding DUF5339 domain-containing protein, which yields MKKSLLVLAGLGFALSLNAADLTDTCKSYFSDIDKMVEAYKKAGQEQQVKMYEDQKKQSMDQLAALPKEQQDATCKQAKEMFAQVMDQMKKQGLLK from the coding sequence ATGAAAAAATCACTTTTAGTTTTAGCTGGACTTGGCTTTGCACTAAGCCTAAACGCTGCAGATCTTACAGATACTTGCAAGTCTTACTTCTCAGACATCGACAAGATGGTTGAAGCTTACAAAAAAGCTGGTCAAGAGCAACAAGTAAAAATGTATGAAGATCAAAAGAAACAATCAATGGATCAACTTGCTGCACTTCCAAAAGAGCAACAAGACGCTACTTGCAAACAAGCTAAAGAGATGTTTGCTCAAGTAATGGATCAAATGAAAAAACAAGGTCTTTTAAAATAA
- a CDS encoding tannase/feruloyl esterase family alpha/beta hydrolase: MKKISLFCALALIGSTAFALDRAGCESLKDVKILNNEMIDAVWSESGEVSADRMSALTGGSKNTIKAKPHCVVHGKLYKRTGSDGKEYAIDYELRLPEQWNEKFLFQGGGGMDGFVAPALGAVPIRTSTAAPALLRGYAVVTTNSGHPEPTAEFGLDQQARLDYAYQAICKVTDASKQILAAAYAKKPKHSYFMGCSNGGRAALMAAQRYPLEFDGVIAANPGFRLSRAAIAQQWDNQALIKIAPKNEKGEKIFANALTQDDLDKLSHAVLEKCDALDGLKDGIINAWEACKFDPKSLNLDKQKIEAIEKIFNGAKNSKGEQIYSGWFYDSGVSAEGWRQWKLGDSQSAKPNARNITLSSGSVNYYFLTPAQPNFDTINFDFDKDTPKTFETAAINDAISTSLSTFSANGGKLIIVTGVSDPVFSAKDQRDWFKKLEADNENSQNFAAFFVLPGMNHCGGGNGIDDVDPLSALEAWHEKGEAPKSMLAKSKSYAGKEFLVCAYPKVATYVGGDASKASSFVCK; the protein is encoded by the coding sequence ATGAAGAAAATTTCACTTTTTTGCGCACTTGCACTCATTGGCAGCACGGCTTTTGCCCTTGATAGGGCTGGATGTGAGAGTTTAAAAGATGTGAAAATTTTAAACAACGAGATGATAGACGCGGTGTGGAGTGAGAGTGGCGAAGTATCAGCCGATAGGATGTCTGCGCTAACTGGTGGCAGTAAAAACACTATCAAAGCAAAGCCTCACTGCGTGGTGCATGGCAAACTCTATAAGCGCACCGGCAGTGACGGCAAAGAGTATGCGATTGATTACGAGCTAAGGCTGCCAGAGCAGTGGAATGAGAAATTTTTGTTTCAAGGCGGAGGCGGCATGGACGGCTTTGTAGCACCTGCTCTTGGTGCAGTGCCGATACGCACAAGCACAGCCGCACCAGCGCTTCTTAGAGGTTACGCGGTCGTCACTACAAACTCAGGCCACCCAGAGCCAACGGCAGAGTTTGGGCTAGATCAGCAAGCAAGGCTAGACTACGCCTATCAGGCGATCTGCAAGGTCACGGACGCATCTAAGCAAATTTTAGCCGCCGCATACGCCAAAAAGCCAAAACATAGCTACTTCATGGGCTGCTCAAATGGCGGCAGGGCAGCACTCATGGCAGCCCAGCGCTATCCACTAGAATTTGACGGCGTCATCGCTGCAAACCCTGGTTTTAGGCTATCTCGCGCGGCGATCGCTCAGCAGTGGGACAACCAAGCCCTTATAAAGATAGCTCCAAAAAATGAAAAAGGCGAGAAAATTTTTGCAAATGCCCTAACGCAGGACGACCTTGACAAGCTAAGCCACGCCGTACTAGAAAAATGTGACGCCTTAGACGGACTAAAAGATGGGATCATCAATGCGTGGGAAGCATGCAAATTTGATCCAAAAAGTCTAAATTTAGATAAGCAAAAGATAGAGGCGATAGAGAAAATCTTTAACGGAGCTAAAAACAGCAAGGGCGAGCAAATTTATAGCGGTTGGTTTTACGACTCAGGCGTGAGCGCTGAGGGCTGGAGGCAGTGGAAGCTGGGCGACTCACAAAGTGCTAAGCCAAACGCTAGAAACATCACGCTTTCAAGCGGCTCGGTGAATTACTACTTTTTAACGCCAGCACAGCCAAATTTTGACACGATAAATTTTGACTTTGACAAAGACACGCCAAAGACTTTTGAGACCGCGGCGATAAATGACGCTATCTCAACAAGCCTTAGCACATTTAGCGCAAATGGCGGCAAGCTCATCATAGTAACTGGCGTTTCAGACCCAGTTTTCTCGGCAAAAGATCAAAGGGATTGGTTTAAAAAGCTAGAGGCTGATAATGAAAATAGCCAAAATTTCGCGGCATTTTTTGTGCTACCTGGGATGAACCACTGCGGTGGCGGTAACGGCATAGATGACGTCGATCCTCTTAGTGCGCTTGAAGCGTGGCACGAAAAGGGCGAAGCACCAAAGAGCATGCTAGCTAAGAGCAAGAGCTACGCTGGCAAGGAATTTTTAGTGTGTGCCTATCCAAAGGTGGCTACTTACGTGGGTGGCGATGCTAGCAAGGCAAGTAGCTTTGTTTGCAAGTAA
- a CDS encoding DUF2798 domain-containing protein: MIPAKFYRYVFTFIMSAFMALIMSFMLTYFNLGFIDGFVKIWLAAYIKALMVAYPVIFFIAPLAAKIAQKICNK; this comes from the coding sequence ATGATACCAGCGAAATTTTATAGATATGTCTTTACTTTTATAATGTCAGCATTTATGGCGCTTATAATGTCCTTTATGTTGACATATTTTAACCTAGGTTTTATTGACGGCTTTGTAAAAATTTGGCTCGCAGCTTATATAAAAGCACTTATGGTGGCATATCCTGTGATATTTTTCATAGCACCACTGGCTGCAAAAATAGCACAAAAAATCTGCAATAAATAA
- the ilvD gene encoding dihydroxy-acid dehydratase produces the protein MRSDIIKKGYTRAPHRSLLRATGLKDEDFAKPFIGVANSFIEIIPGHFFLNKYAQILKDEIRKNGCVPFEFNCIGVDDGIAMGHGGMLYSLPSREIIANSIETVMNAHALDALVCMPNCDKIVPGMVMGALRVNVPTIFVSGGPMRKGHTKDGRPIDLATAFEAVGKFETKEIDEAELRDIECNACPSGGSCSGMFTANSMNTLCEAMGIALPGNGTILALTPEREELIRQAARRICQIALDEKFKIRNILNEKAIRNALVVDMAMGGSSNTVLHMLAISREAGVNLDIKELNKISQNIAHIAKISPSLPNVHMEDVGRAGGMNAVIKEISRRDNGMLNLDNLTVSGETLGERVKASDIKDESVIHKVENAYSQVGGLAILFGNLAEQGCVIKTAGIVGERKFSGKAVCFNSQDEAIAGISSGKVDKGDVVVIRYEGPRGGPGMQEMLSPTSLIMGRGLGADVALITDGRFSGATRGLSIGHVSPEAAEGGMIGLLQDGDIIDIDVDKYEINVRLSEAEIAKRRAEFKPVDKALTSRWLRQYQKLVTNASNGAILEA, from the coding sequence TTGAGAAGCGATATAATCAAAAAAGGCTACACAAGAGCCCCGCACCGCTCACTTTTACGTGCGACTGGGCTAAAAGACGAGGACTTTGCCAAGCCATTTATCGGCGTTGCAAACAGCTTTATAGAGATCATCCCTGGACACTTTTTCTTAAACAAATACGCTCAAATTTTAAAAGATGAAATTCGCAAAAATGGCTGTGTGCCGTTTGAATTTAACTGCATCGGCGTGGATGACGGCATCGCGATGGGGCATGGGGGTATGCTATATAGCTTACCTAGCCGCGAGATCATCGCAAATTCTATTGAGACCGTGATGAACGCACACGCACTTGACGCGCTTGTTTGTATGCCAAACTGCGACAAGATCGTCCCTGGCATGGTTATGGGCGCTTTAAGGGTCAATGTCCCAACCATTTTTGTAAGCGGCGGTCCTATGAGAAAAGGCCACACAAAAGATGGCAGGCCGATCGATCTTGCGACTGCGTTTGAGGCGGTTGGTAAATTTGAGACCAAAGAGATAGACGAGGCCGAGCTAAGAGATATCGAGTGTAACGCATGCCCTAGTGGTGGCAGCTGTAGCGGTATGTTTACGGCAAATTCTATGAACACGCTTTGCGAAGCGATGGGTATAGCGCTTCCTGGCAACGGCACCATACTAGCGCTAACTCCAGAGCGTGAGGAGCTCATCAGGCAGGCTGCTCGCAGGATCTGCCAGATCGCCCTTGATGAGAAATTTAAGATAAGAAACATACTAAATGAAAAGGCGATCCGCAACGCACTTGTTGTTGATATGGCGATGGGCGGCAGCAGCAACACCGTCCTTCACATGCTAGCCATCTCAAGAGAGGCTGGCGTAAATTTAGATATCAAAGAGCTAAACAAGATCAGCCAAAACATCGCTCACATCGCTAAGATCAGCCCAAGCTTGCCAAACGTGCATATGGAGGATGTCGGCAGGGCTGGCGGTATGAATGCGGTGATAAAAGAAATTTCACGCAGAGATAACGGCATGCTAAATTTGGACAACCTAACAGTTAGCGGCGAAACTTTGGGCGAGCGCGTAAAAGCAAGCGACATCAAAGACGAAAGCGTCATTCACAAGGTGGAAAATGCCTACTCTCAAGTTGGCGGACTTGCCATTTTGTTTGGAAATTTAGCCGAGCAAGGCTGTGTCATCAAGACAGCTGGCATCGTTGGCGAGCGTAAATTTAGTGGCAAAGCGGTCTGCTTTAACTCACAAGATGAAGCAATAGCTGGAATTTCAAGTGGCAAAGTAGATAAAGGCGACGTCGTCGTCATCCGCTACGAAGGCCCACGCGGAGGCCCTGGCATGCAAGAGATGCTAAGCCCTACTTCGCTCATCATGGGACGAGGGCTTGGCGCGGACGTAGCGCTCATCACAGATGGTCGCTTTAGCGGGGCGACAAGGGGTCTAAGCATCGGTCACGTAAGCCCAGAAGCAGCTGAGGGCGGCATGATAGGCTTGCTACAAGATGGCGACATCATCGATATAGACGTCGATAAATACGAGATAAACGTTCGCCTAAGCGAAGCTGAGATCGCAAAGAGAAGAGCGGAATTTAAGCCAGTCGATAAGGCGCTAACCTCTCGCTGGCTAAGGCAGTATCAAAAATTAGTCACAAACGCAAGCAACGGAGCGATATTAGAGGCGTGA
- a CDS encoding putative quinol monooxygenase has product MFKKLFLLAVLAAFAFGAEAKVSLYELLSTPNNKSLLKRLGRENILSSKSEPGTQAIFFASAKSKPELFYVLEFYKDEAAYKKHISSAHFKKFASASAEILASKKAISLKKRAAFSKNLTPERLKDAYFHITNLNLLTKSDAKFEKIIKKYMQKSVDEGAYAQFAFSQKEAPNKWVLVEIYKDEASFESYRHSENYKAYAKERAGLIDEFDGFGLKNETSFSKVKF; this is encoded by the coding sequence ATGTTTAAAAAGCTATTTTTACTAGCGGTTTTGGCGGCTTTTGCCTTTGGGGCGGAGGCGAAAGTGAGCTTATACGAGCTGCTTTCAACGCCAAATAACAAGAGCTTGCTAAAGCGTCTTGGTAGGGAAAATATCCTAAGCTCAAAGAGCGAGCCAGGCACGCAGGCGATCTTTTTTGCGAGCGCAAAGAGCAAGCCAGAGCTATTTTACGTGCTTGAGTTTTACAAGGACGAGGCGGCTTACAAAAAGCATATAAGCTCGGCGCATTTTAAGAAATTTGCAAGCGCAAGCGCTGAAATTTTAGCTAGCAAAAAGGCTATAAGCCTGAAAAAACGGGCTGCATTTTCTAAAAATTTAACGCCAGAGCGCCTAAAAGATGCCTACTTTCACATCACAAATTTAAACCTTTTAACAAAGAGCGATGCGAAATTTGAAAAGATCATCAAAAAATATATGCAAAAAAGCGTAGATGAGGGTGCTTACGCGCAGTTTGCCTTTAGTCAAAAAGAGGCACCTAATAAGTGGGTGCTGGTTGAAATTTACAAAGACGAGGCTAGCTTTGAGAGCTACCGCCACAGCGAAAACTACAAGGCTTATGCCAAAGAGCGAGCTGGGCTGATAGACGAATTTGACGGCTTTGGCCTAAAAAACGAGACCTCATTTAGCAAGGTAAAATTTTAG